A stretch of Eleutherodactylus coqui strain aEleCoq1 chromosome 9, aEleCoq1.hap1, whole genome shotgun sequence DNA encodes these proteins:
- the LOC136578878 gene encoding ly6/PLAUR domain-containing protein 2-like, which translates to MIVIPLLALLLYTQPGESIHCFYCPDETLSSECIDTKNCTTMGSCKTTVLSPDVGFPFQGNEVVIRGCSISETCIPSDEGLGNSRVIFCCTTDLCNNRGINASVLMAYGNGAAARSSGTAGVILAGISMLLIVMWQ; encoded by the exons ATGATTGTTATCCCTCTGCTCGCCCTGCTCCTGTATACCCAGCCCG GCGAATCAATACATTGTTTCTACTGCCCGGATGAAACGCTGAGCTCCGAGTGCATCGACACCAAGAACTGCACGACTATGGGCTCATGCAAGACGACGGTGCTGAGCCCGGACGTAG GTTTCCCCTTCCAAGGGAACGAGGTGGTGATCCGCGGCTGCTCCATATCTGAAACCTGCATACCCAGCGATGAGGGACTTGGAAATTCCCGGGTTATATTCTGCTGCACCACCGACCTTTGTAATAACCGAGGAATAAATGCTTCAGTATTAATGGCTTATGGAAACGGCGCAGCGGCGCGGAGCAGCGGGACAGCGGGGGTAATCCTCGCAGGAATTTCTATGCTGCTGATCGTAATGTGGCAATAA